Proteins from a single region of Patescibacteria group bacterium:
- the pheT gene encoding phenylalanine--tRNA ligase subunit beta produces the protein MKLSYQWLKKLVKFNESPENLAKLLTTRVAQVEGTVSLNKNLDRIIAVKIVEVKPHPNADKLKIATIIFPDKKTRQDQRLEIVCGAPNIKSGQIVPLALPGARLPNGAEIKEAVIRGVKSIGMLCAEDELCLGDDHTGILVLPEKSRVGEPITKLLELDDTILDVENKSLTHRPDLFSVEGFAKEIAAIKGQQIKEIPLKLPKTKSGLLKVNIKISNDKLCPRYMAVIMDSIKIGPSPLWLQNRLRNLGIKPINNVVDITNYVLLERGQPLHAFDFDKLDKVSSEKNKNIFVRLAKKSERILALDAKTYECQEGDLVIADNRGPIALAGIIGGQYSAIDSKTKTVIIESALFEPAAIRRTSWRTGLRTEAVLRFEKGLPVTFSEQGLARAVELIEELAGGKIVSQIYDLRSVKISNLIKNKKIIALDVKRVHDLVGAPINLTKIISILKSLGFGVKKISQKKISVSVPLYRPDVEQPEDLIEDIVRIYGLDDLMPQPLTGQITPVSYNDDFKLEQNIKLTLVASGFDETYNYSFYGDRLINQLKLKIEDHLSLANPLSPQLKYLRISLIPYLLENALKNIPIFGQFRIFEVGKIYQPDQEMLVKEEKYCSGIIIEKNKKLFYSIKSIIETVLSKAGFGTERISFQVGKNHQYQYLKNIIGIFVDKKLIGVTGELDDALKNSLKINSGAGLFEINIENLKVIERPTPMFKTISNYPPILRDLSFIVARSTVLADLLKTIKDFHPLISGVEAFDVFESDKLGADVLNVAFHLTFQSFERTLNSQEIDKVINDLVKLLFDKFNAKLRNF, from the coding sequence ATGAAATTATCTTATCAGTGGCTCAAGAAGTTAGTAAAATTCAACGAATCGCCAGAAAATTTGGCTAAACTTTTGACTACGCGCGTAGCGCAGGTTGAGGGCACGGTATCTTTGAATAAAAATTTAGATCGGATTATTGCCGTCAAAATTGTTGAAGTTAAGCCGCACCCTAACGCAGATAAATTAAAAATCGCGACCATTATTTTCCCCGACAAAAAAACCAGGCAAGATCAGCGCTTAGAAATTGTTTGCGGCGCGCCTAATATCAAGTCCGGTCAGATAGTTCCGTTAGCCTTGCCCGGTGCGCGATTGCCTAATGGTGCGGAGATAAAAGAGGCTGTTATTAGGGGTGTAAAATCGATCGGTATGCTTTGCGCCGAAGATGAATTATGTTTGGGCGATGATCATACCGGCATTTTAGTTTTGCCCGAAAAATCAAGGGTCGGCGAACCAATTACTAAACTTTTAGAGCTTGACGATACTATTTTAGACGTGGAAAATAAATCATTAACTCATCGGCCTGACTTATTCTCGGTTGAAGGTTTTGCCAAAGAAATCGCAGCCATCAAAGGACAGCAAATAAAAGAAATACCGCTTAAACTACCAAAAACAAAAAGCGGTTTACTAAAAGTTAACATTAAAATTAGCAACGATAAACTCTGTCCACGCTATATGGCGGTGATTATGGATTCTATTAAGATTGGCCCTTCGCCGCTTTGGCTTCAAAATAGATTGAGAAATTTGGGCATTAAACCGATCAATAATGTCGTAGACATTACTAATTATGTTTTACTAGAAAGAGGTCAGCCGCTTCATGCTTTTGATTTTGATAAGCTAGACAAGGTATCGTCAGAAAAAAATAAAAATATTTTTGTTCGTTTGGCTAAAAAAAGCGAACGTATTTTAGCGCTTGATGCCAAAACCTACGAATGCCAGGAAGGCGACTTGGTTATTGCTGATAACCGCGGTCCAATAGCCTTGGCCGGCATTATCGGCGGCCAGTACTCAGCTATTGATAGCAAGACCAAGACTGTCATAATCGAATCGGCGCTTTTTGAACCAGCCGCTATTCGTCGTACTTCTTGGCGAACCGGCTTGCGAACCGAGGCGGTTTTGCGTTTTGAAAAAGGTTTACCTGTAACTTTTTCCGAGCAAGGACTCGCCAGAGCCGTTGAATTAATAGAAGAATTAGCCGGCGGGAAGATAGTCAGCCAGATTTATGATTTACGGAGTGTTAAGATTAGTAATTTAATAAAAAACAAAAAAATCATCGCCTTAGACGTAAAAAGAGTCCATGATTTAGTTGGCGCTCCGATTAATTTAACTAAAATAATAAGCATTTTAAAGTCATTGGGTTTTGGGGTGAAAAAAATAAGCCAGAAAAAAATATCAGTAAGCGTTCCTTTGTATAGGCCTGACGTGGAGCAGCCGGAAGACCTAATAGAAGATATTGTGCGTATTTATGGTTTAGACGATTTGATGCCGCAACCGCTAACGGGTCAAATTACGCCGGTTTCTTATAATGACGATTTTAAACTTGAGCAAAATATTAAATTAACCCTAGTTGCCAGTGGTTTTGATGAGACTTATAATTATTCATTTTACGGAGATAGATTAATTAATCAGCTAAAGCTGAAGATCGAGGATCATTTGTCCCTAGCCAACCCCTTAAGTCCGCAATTGAAATATTTAAGAATAAGTTTAATTCCTTATTTATTGGAGAATGCCCTAAAGAATATTCCAATTTTTGGTCAGTTTAGGATTTTTGAGGTTGGTAAAATCTATCAACCGGATCAGGAAATGCTGGTAAAAGAAGAAAAATATTGCTCGGGCATTATCATCGAAAAGAATAAAAAATTATTTTATTCGATTAAATCAATAATCGAAACGGTTTTGTCGAAAGCCGGTTTTGGTACGGAACGAATCTCTTTTCAAGTTGGCAAGAATCATCAGTATCAATATCTTAAAAATATAATCGGCATTTTTGTTGATAAAAAATTGATTGGCGTCACAGGAGAATTAGATGATGCTCTAAAAAACTCATTAAAGATAAATTCCGGCGCTGGTTTATTTGAAATTAATATAGAAAACCTCAAGGTAATCGAAAGGCCCACGCCAATGTTTAAAACTATTTCCAATTACCCTCCGATTTTAAGAGATTTGTCTTTTATTGTGGCTAGGTCGACGGTTTTAGCTGACTT